The Aeoliella mucimassa genome includes the window GTCCAACTCACAACGGATGCGCTCCCCGCCCCGCTTGGCAGTTGACTTGCGTCGCGCATTCTCGATGAGTATGCGACGCATGGCTATGGCGGCCGCGGCGAAAAAGTGGCCCCGACTATCCCATTGGGGAGTGTCGGTGGTTCCAACCAGCCGGAGATAAGCTTCGTGCACCAAAGCTGTCGGCTGCAACGTGTGGCCGGCCGCTTCTTGCGACATACGTCTGGTGGCCAATTGACGTAGCTCGGCATAGACCAACGGCAGCAATTCGGCGGCTGCCTGCTGATCGCCCTGCTCGATTTTATAGAGTATCTGGGTTACGTCCGACATAGAGGTCCATCATAGCTCTAACCAAAAAATAACGCCATAACGAGATTTGATGCTTTCCGCAGTGGGCAGGTGTCACGGCGCTGCCCTCTCATGATCCACCAATAAAGGAGTCGGCGGGGGAGAGCGCTTTCTGTTGCGTTGGAGCGAATGTTATTCGCCTGATTGGCACGGATTGCGTGCGATCGACGCATTACCTTTTAGAAGGCCTTTCTGGAGAGAAAAGCAGGTCGATCGAAGGCACAGCCATTCGCCTGCGTCTTAAATGCCTTGTTGATCGTCTCGTTTTGATCTCTGCATCCATCAGGGGTAAAAGGTCTGTTCGAGACAGTAGAAAGTCGGCGTGACAACCGTGTGAGAATTCCGGTCTATCAAGAATGGACAACCTAGACTCATTTTTCCTCGTATAAATCAGGCCCATCGGATGGGGTACTAATTGCATGGGCGACTTATTTACGGTGCTTGGAATCAGCCACTTTGCGATCCGTGAGTGGAAAGAACTAAAAATCGACCACCCCCTCGATGTGGTGGATCAGGCTACGGTTGGGCGGCTCTACTTGGCGCGTGAGGGTACGTGTCAGATACGCTCACATGGCGGTGCCCATGGAATTACTCTCGGACCGGATGAGATGGTCATGGTGGCAAAGGAAACACCGCATATCATTCGGCCCTATTCCTCTGAGGTACCGCATTCGATCAACGGAAACGGGCATTCCCATGCTTATCCGGCTTTGGTCATGGTGCGGTTTCGTGCTTATGCGGCTGGCCCCGATCGTGATCTGACCGAAGGTGTCCAACGCATTCCCCTGCCCCAGCCGGGGATTTCAACTGTTCGCGAGTTGCTGTTAGAAGAGCTTAAGCAGACTTCTGCGTACAGCGATGCCATGTGTCTAAGTGCCCTGCAACTGCTACTGGTGTACGCTTTGCAGCAGACGGGGGGATATGAGCAATTGCCAGGCGGCCAGCTGCAGAGCAATGGCAGCGGCGACCCCCGGCTCAGTCCATTGATTGCTGAGATTCGTTCGGATCCGGCAACCGATTGGAGCGTGGCCAAGATGGCTCGTCGGGCGTGCATGTCGCGATCGAGCTTTGCAGCCCGTTTTCGAAATGTGATGGGCCAGGCCCCGTTCGACTACGTGACGAGCGTCCGCATGGAATGGGCCTCGCAGCTACTGCAAGAAACCACACTTTCGGTACAACAGATTGCCCATCGCGTGGGTTATGAATCGGAGTCGGCCTTTAGCACCGCGTACAAACGGCGGATGGGTAAGTCGCCTACTGCAAGCCGGCAGTGTGCTGAGGCCCGATGGTAGCCGTTGTGTGGCAGTATCGGGTGTGATTCAAGCGATTCTGTTCGCTAACCGAAACCGCTTTGCCTCAACAAAAAGAGCCCCCAGCTGCCGGGGGCCAGACACATTCCCGACAGCTGGGGGCAGGCGAAGGTTGCTTTCGATTCTGTTTTAAAACGTTGCCGACTTGATCATCGCCAGAGAGGCTGCTGCGAAGCACAGCAGCAACATTCCACCAGCAGGTTCAGGCACGACGGTTGTATCTGTCATGCCACCTAGTCCGGTACTGGTTCCAAATTGCGACTTCCAGATGGAGTAGTCGAGAGCGTCGACGACATGGTCGCCATTGCCATCGGCTGCCAGGGTGGTACCCGTTGCACCAAATGAGTCGCGCCAGAGGGTGTAGTCGGCTAGATCGACGATGCCATCGCCATTGAAATCGCCCGACTCGATGAACAA containing:
- a CDS encoding helix-turn-helix domain-containing protein, with the translated sequence MGDLFTVLGISHFAIREWKELKIDHPLDVVDQATVGRLYLAREGTCQIRSHGGAHGITLGPDEMVMVAKETPHIIRPYSSEVPHSINGNGHSHAYPALVMVRFRAYAAGPDRDLTEGVQRIPLPQPGISTVRELLLEELKQTSAYSDAMCLSALQLLLVYALQQTGGYEQLPGGQLQSNGSGDPRLSPLIAEIRSDPATDWSVAKMARRACMSRSSFAARFRNVMGQAPFDYVTSVRMEWASQLLQETTLSVQQIAHRVGYESESAFSTAYKRRMGKSPTASRQCAEARW
- a CDS encoding ECF-type sigma factor, whose product is MSDVTQILYKIEQGDQQAAAELLPLVYAELRQLATRRMSQEAAGHTLQPTALVHEAYLRLVGTTDTPQWDSRGHFFAAAAIAMRRILIENARRKSTAKRGGERIRCELDDEMAEVAATDHSTLLALDEALTKLAREDADLARLVELRFFAGLTIEEAAEILGISSRTAKRNWSYGRAWLRRELDD